A single window of Caldisericia bacterium DNA harbors:
- a CDS encoding cupin domain-containing protein yields the protein MKIVINTEEGEWVPHSTARGVLVKPLITKKEFGEDSPSILLVKIPKGAIVPEHIHEESEDILYILSGHAKMFVEEIGEFEIEKGMLIRVPRGMKHSIYDVTEDLLVYDVFSPGTI from the coding sequence ATGAAGATAGTTATCAACACAGAGGAGGGAGAGTGGGTTCCTCATTCAACAGCAAGAGGTGTTCTTGTTAAACCCCTTATAACAAAAAAGGAGTTTGGAGAAGATAGTCCATCAATCCTTCTTGTAAAAATTCCAAAAGGTGCCATTGTTCCAGAACATATACACGAGGAAAGCGAGGATATTCTTTACATTCTATCAGGACATGCAAAGATGTTTGTTGAAGAAATAGGAGAGTTTGAAATTGAAAAAGGAATGCTAATACGAGTTCCCAGAGGTATGAAACACTCAATTTATGATGTTACAGAGGATCTTTTAGTCTATGATGTATTCTCTCCCGGTACAATTTAA